The following nucleotide sequence is from Mycobacterium sp. 3519A.
CAAACAGCGCACCGAAATTCACCAGCGACGAGATGAGCTCGATCTGCCCGACGAAGAACAGCACCAGCACCACGCTGATCGCGCTGACCACCAGGATCGCGGCCATCGGCACCTGACGCGCGCTCACCTTCGACAAGAAACTCGGCAACTGCCGGTCGCGACTCATCGAGTACAGCAGTCGACTGGTCGCCGCCTGCGCGGCCATCGCGTTGGCGAAACCGACAGCGAGCACGTTCACGACGAAGAACGCGTTCATCCACCCGGTGCTCGACGCCGCCTCGACCAGTTTGAAGAACGCGTTGCCCGCTTCGTCGTCGCTGAACGACGACCGCCCACCTGCCAGCAGGCTGGCCAGCCACGTCTGCCCGATGAACAGGAACGCCACGATGAACAGCGCGCCGACCATCGCCTTGCCCGCCGGGTTGCGATCACCGGTGGATTCCTCCGCGAGTGTCGAAATACCGTCGAAGCCAAGGAAACTCAGCACGGCGATGGACAATGCAGCCGCCAGTAGCGGCGCGCTGACAGTTTCCGGATTCCAGATCGGCGTGGTGCTCCAATGCACATTGGGCAGCCGTTCGCCGCTGATGGCGCGCACCGCGATCACGACGAAGATCGCCAGGAAAGCCAATTCCAGCGCCAGGAAGACACGGTTGGCCATCTTCAGCGAATCGACACCGAGCAGGTTGATCACGGTGTTGACGGCGACGAACAGCAGCGCCCACACCCACCGCGGGGTGCCGGGGAACAAGCCGATCATCGACTCCGCCGCCAACACGTACAGCAGCGTCGGCACCAACAGATAGTCGAGCAGAATCGCCCAGCCCGCGAAAAAGCCGACGCCCGAATGGATTCCGCGGCCCACGTAGGCGAACACCGAACCCGCCAGCGGGAACGACTTCGCCATCTGCGCGTAGGCCAACGCGGTGAACACCATCGCCACCAGGCCGATCAGATAGACCAGCGGCACCATGCCTTTGGCGCTGTTGTAGACGACGCCGAAGATCGTCCACGGCGCGATCGGCACCATGAACACCAGCCCGTACACCAGCAGATCGAAGGTCGATACCGATCGGTGCAATTCCTGCTTGTAGCCGAAGGATTCGAGCGTGCGCTGATCGGCCATGACCGTCCTATCCGAAGGTGAGAGTGGGTGGGGGCTGGAGGTTAGCTGCGGGCCGAGGCGTCGCGCGCGGCGTCGTGGCTGGCCAGGAAGTCGCCGACGACGGCGCGGAACTCTTCGGGCTTCTCGAGGTGCGAGCAGTGGCTGGTGTCGGGGAACACGTGGCTGCGCGCGTCGGGGATGAGCTCGGCGTAGGGCTGCCAGGCGGCGGGCACCGCCTCGTCGAACTCGCCCGCGATCACCAGCGCCGGCGCGGTGATCTGCGGCAGCCGGTCGATGATCGTCCAGCCACGCAGAGTGCCCAGCACGTAGAACTCGTTGGGCCCGTTCATGGTGTGGTAGACCGTCGGCTCGGCCTCCATCTGGGTGATGGTGTCGACCAGGTCCTGCGGCATCGGGTCGACCCGGCACAGGTGCCGCAGGTAGAACTCGTTGGTGGCCTGTACGTACTCCGGATCGCCGTAGTTGCCGGTCTCCTCGTGGCGGGTCAGCGCCGCCTGGGTCTCGGCTGGCAGTTGGGCCCGCAGTTGCGCGCAGCCCGCCATCCACAGCTCCATCGACGCGGGCGAATTGCAGATCGCCAGCGAGGCGAGCCCCTGCGGTTGGCGGACCGCGATCTCGGCGCCCAGCATGCCGCCCCAGGACTGGCCGAGCACGTGGTACTCGTCGATGCCCAGCGCGGTGCGCACGGCGTGGAACTCCTCGACGAACAGGTCCGGGGTCCAGAAGTCGGCGGGCGCGTCCGGGAGATGGCTGCTGTTACCGCAGCCGATCTGGTCGTAGTGGATGACCGTCCGCCCGGTCTCCGCGGCCAGGCCGGCGATGTTGCGCACGTAGTTGTGCGCCATTCCCGGGCCGCCGTGCAGCACAAACAGCGGCAGGGCGCCCTCGCGCGCGTCGTCGGGTGCGGTGATCTGCACCCAGGTTTCGTGGTCGCGGAACGGCACCGTCCTGGTCGTCGAAGTCATGGCGGACAGCATGGACCCGTAAAGGTCTCATGACAAGACCATTGATCGAGATTTAACATTTCCGCCATGGCGCACATCGGTGCATCCGCGACCCCGGGTTTGCTCCAGCAGCAGCTGGACAGCTCATCCCGGGTCGACGAGATCACCGACCGGCTGATCACCGCGATCGCGATCGGCGAGTATCTGCCCGGCGCTCGGCTACCGGTGGAACGGGATCTCGCCGCGTCGCTGGGGGTCGGCAGGATGACGGTGCGGGCCGCGCTGGCGCGGTTGCTGGACCGCGGCCTCATCGAAACCCGGCGCGGTCGCGGCGGCGGGTCCTATGTGCTCGACCAGTGGCCCGAGTCGTCGACCGACGCGGTGGGCCGCACCCTGCGCGCGCGACTCGACGACCTGCGCGACCGCTGCGACGCGATATGCCGTCTGCAGGGCACCGTCTGTCGCGCAGCAGCGGAGTCCAGGTCCGAGTACGACATGTCGGTGCTGCGCACCCGTTTCGAGGCGTACCGGACCGCCGACAGCGGGCTTGCCGCGCAGCAAGCCGACAGCAGATTTCATCTGGCGATCATGGATGCCGCCCACAACGACGTCCTCAAACAGGTGCTGCTCGACCTGAAAGCCACCGTCAGCATCGGTTCACCCGCACACCCCTGGGGTGAGCCAACGACCATGCGCAGCATGGAATTACGCGCGCTGCGGGAGCACGAGCAGTTGGTGCAGGCGATCGCCGACGGCCGCGGTGACGACGCCGAGCATCTGGCACGTCATCACGGCGCGATCGACTTCGAGCTCATCACCACCGCGATGCACCGCGCGGGCGTGCTCACCGACTGACGCCGTCGCTTTCGAACTCGGGCGGACGATCGTCACCGCGCGAGAACGACAGGCTGGCGCTTTGCAGCACCACGACGAGCGTGCAGACCAGCACGAGCACCTTGGCCTGGTTGGCCCCGATGTGGGCGCCGACGGAGAGTCGGCCCAGCATGGCCGTGCGCCACACCGCGTAGGCGACGAGCGCGAGGCTGGTGTAGGGCAGGTAGGTCAACGCCGTCGACACCACCCTGGTCACAGTGGCGCTCAGACCCTGCGGCGGTTCGGTGGCCCGCCGCCAGCGGAACCCGATCAGCCACATCGCCAGGCAGAGTGCGAACACCGTCGGTATCAACCACGTCATCACGTTGTGCGCGAAGTTCCACAGCGACGCGCTGGCGTCGGTCCAGCCCGGGGCCAGCGATTCGTGCGGCCCGACCGGCTGCTGCGGCGGGTTGGCCAACGACAGCGCGAGCTCGTCGAGGCTGGCGACGATGAAGGAGACCACGACGGGCGGCGCGAGCACCGCGACGATGAAGCGGAAGTGCACACCCAGCGTGGCCGCTGAAATCAGTTGCACCGCACCGAAAAGCAGTGTGTAGACCGAGAAATGGAAGGCCACCCCGGCGAGCACTTCCTTCGACAACGCCCGGCCGCTGATGAGCGCGCAGCCCTCTTCGCCCGACAGTAACGAGAACAGCGTCGCCGCAGTGATCAGGCCGACGCAGGCGCTGCCCAACGCGGTGAGGAAGCGGTTGTCCTGACGGTGCTCGATCGCGGCGTCGATCGCGCCGTCCCGCCGGTGCTGGCGGTTCAACACGAGCATGATGGCCAGGAACGCGAAGCCGGCCAACACCCCGGCGAGCCCGGAGTAGTTGCTCGCGGCCTGGGAGAAGTCGAATTGCATCCACAAGTCGCAGGAGGACGCCTCACGC
It contains:
- a CDS encoding APC family permease, which translates into the protein MADQRTLESFGYKQELHRSVSTFDLLVYGLVFMVPIAPWTIFGVVYNSAKGMVPLVYLIGLVAMVFTALAYAQMAKSFPLAGSVFAYVGRGIHSGVGFFAGWAILLDYLLVPTLLYVLAAESMIGLFPGTPRWVWALLFVAVNTVINLLGVDSLKMANRVFLALELAFLAIFVVIAVRAISGERLPNVHWSTTPIWNPETVSAPLLAAALSIAVLSFLGFDGISTLAEESTGDRNPAGKAMVGALFIVAFLFIGQTWLASLLAGGRSSFSDDEAGNAFFKLVEAASSTGWMNAFFVVNVLAVGFANAMAAQAATSRLLYSMSRDRQLPSFLSKVSARQVPMAAILVVSAISVVLVLFFVGQIELISSLVNFGALFAFCLLHVSVIWYYIGRKKSKNYLLHLVVPTLGFLIIGYVLFNADYLAKVGGLVWLCVGAGVFIVNKVRGRGVPKFSGESAVPGEGQPNAEGALR
- a CDS encoding proline iminopeptidase-family hydrolase — translated: MTSTTRTVPFRDHETWVQITAPDDAREGALPLFVLHGGPGMAHNYVRNIAGLAAETGRTVIHYDQIGCGNSSHLPDAPADFWTPDLFVEEFHAVRTALGIDEYHVLGQSWGGMLGAEIAVRQPQGLASLAICNSPASMELWMAGCAQLRAQLPAETQAALTRHEETGNYGDPEYVQATNEFYLRHLCRVDPMPQDLVDTITQMEAEPTVYHTMNGPNEFYVLGTLRGWTIIDRLPQITAPALVIAGEFDEAVPAAWQPYAELIPDARSHVFPDTSHCSHLEKPEEFRAVVGDFLASHDAARDASARS
- a CDS encoding FadR/GntR family transcriptional regulator: MAHIGASATPGLLQQQLDSSSRVDEITDRLITAIAIGEYLPGARLPVERDLAASLGVGRMTVRAALARLLDRGLIETRRGRGGGSYVLDQWPESSTDAVGRTLRARLDDLRDRCDAICRLQGTVCRAAAESRSEYDMSVLRTRFEAYRTADSGLAAQQADSRFHLAIMDAAHNDVLKQVLLDLKATVSIGSPAHPWGEPTTMRSMELRALREHEQLVQAIADGRGDDAEHLARHHGAIDFELITTAMHRAGVLTD